The following coding sequences are from one Rhineura floridana isolate rRhiFlo1 chromosome 2, rRhiFlo1.hap2, whole genome shotgun sequence window:
- the DLK1 gene encoding protein delta homolog 1, whose translation MDFQTGRFFGYFFWPLVNLPFTQGVECKPGCHPVSGYCEVSSECRCQPGWQGPLCDQCIPFPGCVHGTCAKPWQCMCEEGWIGSLCDTDVHPCSSKPCTNNSTTCIETGDGGYICLCAQGYTGKNCRVKKGPCIVNGSPCQNGGTCVDSNGFAPHASCLCLPGFTGHFCEIDMDDCESNPCENGGTCTDIGRGFRCLCPTGYGGASCGSRVTTCASGPCQNGGTCHEHPSGSFQCICKPHYVGVTCASSSRNVSVGVEAKHRWNHHLHPKAHTKPDRSQEQEVLTIKETMESRRQLLNKSQVICFMVLGLLTCLVVLGTTGIIFFSKFEAWLANARYSHLVRKERDCFLKANDGENLSVNIIFPEKIKQTNE comes from the exons ATGGATTTCCAGACTGGCCGATTCTTCGGTTACTTCTTTTGGCCCCTCGTCAACCTCCCTTTTACCCAAG gaGTTGAATGCAAACCTGGTTGTCATCCAGTAAGTGGATATTGTGAAGTTTCAAGTGAATGCAG ATGTCAACCCGGTTGGCAAGGCCCACTCTGTGATCAGTGTATCCCTTTCCCTGGCTGCGTGCATGGGACGTGTGCCAAACCGTGGCAATGCATGTGTGAGGAGGGATGGATCGGCAGCCTCTGCGATACAG ATGTTCATCCTTGCTCTTCAAAGCCTTGTACAAATAACTCAACCACTTGCATTGAAACTGGCGATGGTGGATACATTTGTTTGTGTGCTCAAGGATATACTGGAAAAAACTGCCGCGTGAAAAAAGGGCCCTGTATCGTTAATGG ttctccGTGCCAGAATGGAGGGACCTGTGTCGACAGCAATGGTTTTGCACCACACGCTTCCTGCCTGTGCCTTCCTGGTTTTACTGGACATTTTTGTGAAATAGATATGGACGACTGTGAGTCAAACCCATGTGAAAATGGGGGAACGTGCACAGATATTGGCAGGGGTTTCCGCTGCCTGTGCCCCACCGGGTATGGAGGTGCATCATGCGGCAGCCGCGTCACCACCTGCGCCAGTGGCCCGTGCCAAAATGGTGGGACATGTCACGAACACCCCAGTGGAAGCTTCCAGTGCATTTGCAAGCCACATTATGTCGGGGTCACTTGTGCTTCTTCCAGTAGAAATGTGAGTGTTGGTGTGGAGGCTAAACACAGGTGGAATCACCATCTGCACCCTAAAGCTCACACCAAACCAGATCGCTCCCAAGAACAAGAAGTCTTGACCATAAAGGAGACAATGGAAAGCAGGCGCCAGTTGCTTAATAAGAGTCAGGTGATCTGCTTCATGGTGCTTGGCTTGCTTACATGCCTTGTTGTGCTGGGTACAACTGGGATTATCTTTTTCTCCAAATTTGAAGCATGGCTTGCAAATGCCAGATACAGCCATCTGGTACGCAAGGAGAGGGATTGCTTTCTGAAGGCTAATGATGGCGAGAACCTTTCTGTGAACATCATATTTCCTGAGAAGATCAAACAAACTAACGAATGA